One genomic segment of Brassica napus cultivar Da-Ae chromosome A3, Da-Ae, whole genome shotgun sequence includes these proteins:
- the LOC106440969 gene encoding protein phosphatase 2C 57 — protein sequence MALLRPHLHRFHSNALHQSAPHTKSTADAGGGLVVYPTYGRRRRHRCSAIAIDAPSSLAGVTPIRWGYTSVQGFREEMEDDIVIRSEALDSFSFAAVFDGHAGSSSVKFLREELYKGCVEALQVGSLLKGGDFGAIKGALVKAFESVDQSLLKWLETKGEEDESGSTATVMLIRNDVSYFAHIGDSCAVLSRSGQIEELTDSHRPYGSSKAAVQEMKRIKDAGGWIVNGRICGDIAVSRAFGDIRFKTKKHEMLKKGVDEGRWSEKFVSRIEFKGDMVVATPDIYQVPLTSDVEFIILASDGLWDYMKSKDVVSFVREQLREHGNVQLACEALAQVALDRRSEDNISIIIADLGRTEWKKLPVQRQNMVVELVQAAATVGIVTVGIWMTSLLS from the exons ATGGCGCTTCTCAGGCCTCACCTTCATCGCTTCCACTCCAACGCTCTCCACCAATCAGCCCCTCATACTAAATCAACCGCCGACGCTGGCGGTGGACTTGTCGTCTACCCCACCTATGGTCGTCGTCGTCGTCACCGTTGCTCCGCGATTGCGATCGACGCTCCGTCGTCTCTCGCCGGCGTGACGCCTATCCGATGGGGGTACACGAGCGTTCAAGGGTTCAGGGAGGAGATGGAGGACGACATCGTCATCCGCTCGGAAGCGCTCGACAGCTTCTCCTTCGCCGCGGTTTTCGACGGCCACGCTGGATCCTCCTCTGTTAAGTTCCTCAG GGAGGAGCTGTACAAGGGATGTGTTGAGGCGTTGCAAGTTGGATCTTTGTTGAAAGGTGGTGACTTTGGTGCGATCAAGGGAGCTTTGGTCAAGGCCTTTGAGAGTGTGGATCAGAGTTTGCTTAAATG GCTAGAAACAAAAGGTGAAGAAGATGAGTCTGGTTCAACGGCTACTGTGATGCTCATTAGAAATGATGTTTCCTACTTTGCACATATTGGGGATTCTTGCGCT GTCTTATCTCGATCTGGACAAATCGAGGAGTTGACTGATTCTCATCGTCCATATGGAAGCAGTAAGGCAGCGGTTCAGGAAATGAAGAGGATCAAAGATGCAGGTGGATGG ATTGTCAATGGAAGGATTTGTGGAGACATAGCTGTATCTCGTGCTTTTGGTGACATCCGGTTCAAGACAAAGAAGCATGA GATGTTGAAGAAGGGTGTCGATGAAGGAAGATGGTCCGAGAAGTTTGTCTCGAG AATCGAGTTTAAAGGGGACATGGTTGTCGCAACTCCGGATATCTACCAAGTGCCTCTTACATCAGATGTGGAGTTTATTATTTTAGCTTCTGATGGACTGTGGGACTACATGAAgag CAAAGATGTGGTTAGTTTTGTAAGGGAACAGCTCCGAGAACATGGAAATGTCCAG CTTGCTTGTGAAGCTCTTGCACAAGTTGCTTTG GACCGGAGATCAGAGGACAACATCAGCATCATCATAGCTGATCTAGG AAGAACAGAGTGGAAGAAGCTCCCGGTGCAGCGACAAAACATGGTGGTTGAACTTGTTCAGGCCGCAGCCACTGTGGGTATAGTTACAGTTGGCATATGGATgacttctcttctctcttga